The Streptomyces sp. SS1-1 genome has a segment encoding these proteins:
- a CDS encoding SRPBCC family protein, which translates to MPKEFEITREFEVDATPEEVWEAVTAGTGGWLWPMEAPEPREGGKGPFGSEVTVWDPPHRYTNRVEDVDGISEQTLNQLDYTVEPRDEGRRAWVRYVHSGIFVDDWDNQYDGASRHTDFYLHTLRQYLTVFRGRPVTAFATFDGPEAAMAPDALVTVGRALGLADDTAEGARVRVTGPGGREIDAVVDYRNPYFLGLRTDDALLRFFGRNHWGHVVGMSVHDFAPGAAAAADEETWKGWLNGVFSQP; encoded by the coding sequence ATGCCCAAGGAATTCGAGATCACCCGCGAGTTCGAGGTCGACGCCACGCCCGAGGAGGTGTGGGAGGCCGTGACCGCCGGCACCGGCGGCTGGCTCTGGCCGATGGAGGCACCCGAGCCCCGCGAGGGCGGCAAGGGGCCCTTCGGCTCCGAGGTGACCGTCTGGGACCCGCCGCACCGCTACACCAACCGTGTCGAGGACGTCGACGGCATCTCCGAGCAGACCCTCAACCAGCTCGACTACACCGTCGAGCCGCGCGACGAGGGCCGCCGCGCCTGGGTGCGCTATGTGCACAGCGGGATCTTCGTCGACGACTGGGACAACCAGTACGACGGCGCGAGCCGCCACACCGACTTCTATCTGCACACCCTGCGCCAGTACCTCACGGTCTTCCGGGGCCGCCCGGTCACCGCCTTCGCCACGTTCGACGGGCCCGAGGCGGCCATGGCGCCGGACGCCCTCGTCACCGTGGGCCGCGCGCTGGGCCTCGCCGACGACACGGCCGAGGGGGCCCGTGTGCGGGTCACCGGACCCGGCGGGCGGGAGATCGACGCCGTCGTCGACTACCGGAACCCCTACTTCCTGGGGCTGCGCACGGACGACGCGCTCCTGCGCTTCTTCGGCCGCAACCACTGGGGACACGTGGTCGGCATGTCCGTGCACGACTTCGCGCCGGGCGCCGCCGCCGCCGCGGACGAGGAGACGTGGAAGGGCTGGCTGAACGGCGTGTTCAGCCAGCCCTGA
- a CDS encoding ArsR/SmtB family transcription factor — MLDVTVIEDPEAAAVSLDPVRAGLLAELAAGPASAAMLAGKVGLPRQKVNYHLKALERHGLVELAGERRKGNVTERLMRATAASYVISPLALASVQPDPDRFRDQLSARWLLALGARLVRDVGSLITGAAKARKRLATYALDGEVRFASAADRAAFVEELTAGVSALIRKYDAPGAESGRDHRIVVALHPTLKPTGADGPAPVSGPEPTP; from the coding sequence ATGCTGGACGTCACCGTGATCGAGGACCCCGAGGCGGCAGCCGTGTCCCTGGACCCCGTCCGGGCCGGCCTGCTCGCCGAGCTGGCGGCCGGGCCCGCCTCGGCCGCCATGCTCGCCGGGAAGGTCGGCCTGCCCCGCCAGAAGGTGAACTACCACCTCAAGGCGCTGGAGCGGCACGGCCTGGTGGAGCTGGCCGGGGAGCGCCGCAAGGGCAACGTCACCGAGCGGCTGATGCGTGCGACCGCCGCGTCGTACGTGATCTCCCCGCTCGCGCTGGCGTCCGTGCAGCCCGACCCGGACCGCTTCCGCGACCAGCTCTCCGCCCGCTGGCTGCTGGCGCTCGGCGCCCGGCTGGTCCGGGACGTCGGCTCGCTGATCACCGGGGCCGCCAAGGCCCGCAAGCGGCTGGCCACCTACGCGCTGGACGGCGAGGTCCGCTTCGCCTCGGCGGCCGACCGGGCGGCGTTCGTCGAGGAACTGACCGCCGGAGTGAGCGCGCTGATCCGGAAGTACGACGCGCCCGGCGCCGAGAGCGGCCGCGACCACCGGATCGTCGTGGCCCTGCATCCCACGCTCAAGCCCACCGGGGCCGACGGGCCCGCGCCCGTGTCCGGCCCGGAACCGACCCCGTAG
- a CDS encoding antibiotic biosynthesis monooxygenase — MTRRTDTHPDLARPDIGAALFSTWRVGTPLRQKEAVEAIAGAWERRPWPAGGLLGYHVYTGHDASTLLHYSQWRSPRDYDAFVKVHRQERVDEIDTAVPGVERLGLGRFRPYRSLVRPDETRVPGCVVVVDIEFEGPDPDRQRAWVDAVAEALEAEPRPHPGGVSAHFHLSTDGTRVLNYAEWETAQAHADALAAPGDGVGSGTELWRRVQTWPGLKGSTVSRYDHALGLIPG; from the coding sequence ATGACCCGTCGCACCGACACCCACCCCGACCTCGCCCGCCCGGACATCGGCGCCGCGCTCTTCAGCACCTGGCGCGTGGGGACGCCCCTGCGGCAGAAGGAGGCCGTCGAGGCGATCGCCGGGGCCTGGGAGCGGCGGCCCTGGCCCGCCGGGGGGCTGCTCGGGTACCACGTCTACACCGGGCACGACGCCTCCACCCTGCTGCACTACTCGCAGTGGCGGAGCCCGCGGGACTACGACGCGTTCGTCAAGGTCCATCGTCAGGAGCGGGTGGACGAGATCGATACCGCCGTGCCCGGCGTCGAGCGGCTCGGGCTCGGGCGGTTCCGGCCCTACCGCAGTCTGGTCCGGCCGGACGAGACGCGGGTGCCCGGTTGTGTCGTGGTCGTCGACATCGAGTTCGAGGGTCCCGACCCGGACCGTCAGCGGGCCTGGGTGGACGCCGTCGCGGAGGCCCTGGAGGCCGAGCCGCGCCCGCACCCCGGGGGTGTCTCCGCCCACTTCCACCTCTCCACCGACGGCACCAGGGTCCTCAACTACGCCGAGTGGGAGACCGCCCAGGCCCATGCCGACGCGCTGGCCGCACCCGGTGACGGGGTCGGCTCGGGGACCGAGCTGTGGCGGCGTGTGCAGACCTGGCCGGGGCTCAAGGGCAGCACCGTCAGCCGGTACGACCACGCGCTCGGGCTCATCCCCGGCTGA
- the dapA gene encoding 4-hydroxy-tetrahydrodipicolinate synthase gives MTTPDTSAAAPPFGRALCAMVTPFTREGGLDLDGAQRLAEHLVGEGCDGLVLSGTTGESPTTTDGEKADLIRAVRQAVGDRASIVAGVGTADTRHTVELALTAEKAGADGLLVVAPYYSRPPQDAVEAHFRQVADAAGLPVVLYDIPGRTGTRIEPETMLRLAGHPRIVAVKDCSYDFLAAQKVMGRTDLAYYAGCDEHILALRAVGGAGYVSTVANVIPRHLRSVLDAFEAGDTPVSARLQRRAIPLIEAMMSAGLPGAVTAKALLDALGLPGGPVRAPLRPAGREATDRLRAAYEELTR, from the coding sequence ATGACGACTCCCGACACCTCCGCCGCCGCGCCTCCCTTCGGCCGGGCGCTGTGCGCCATGGTCACCCCGTTCACGCGGGAGGGCGGGCTCGACCTCGACGGCGCGCAGCGGCTCGCCGAGCATCTGGTGGGCGAGGGCTGCGACGGCCTCGTCCTGTCCGGCACGACCGGCGAGTCCCCCACCACCACCGACGGGGAGAAGGCGGACCTGATCCGGGCGGTACGGCAGGCCGTGGGCGACCGGGCCTCGATCGTCGCCGGCGTCGGCACCGCCGACACCCGCCACACGGTCGAACTGGCCCTGACCGCCGAGAAGGCGGGCGCCGACGGCCTGCTGGTGGTCGCCCCGTACTACAGCAGGCCCCCGCAGGACGCCGTGGAGGCGCACTTCCGGCAGGTCGCCGACGCGGCGGGACTGCCGGTCGTCCTCTACGACATCCCCGGCCGGACCGGCACCCGTATCGAACCGGAGACGATGCTCCGGCTCGCCGGGCACCCGCGGATCGTGGCGGTGAAGGACTGCTCGTACGACTTCCTGGCCGCGCAGAAGGTGATGGGGCGCACGGACCTGGCCTACTACGCGGGGTGCGACGAGCACATCCTCGCCCTGCGGGCCGTGGGCGGCGCCGGCTACGTCAGTACGGTCGCCAACGTGATCCCCCGTCACCTGCGCTCGGTGCTGGACGCGTTCGAGGCGGGCGACACCCCCGTGTCCGCCCGCCTCCAGCGACGCGCCATCCCGCTCATCGAGGCGATGATGAGCGCCGGGCTGCCCGGAGCGGTGACCGCCAAGGCACTGCTCGACGCGCTCGGTCTCCCCGGCGGCCCGGTCCGCGCCCCGCTGCGGCCCGCCGGCCGGGAGGCGACCGACAGACTGCGGGCGGCGTACGAGGAGCTGACCCGGTAG
- a CDS encoding WD40 repeat domain-containing protein codes for MNVEELVRQSLREQAAEQPPADAGFADRVLAVRRRRRTRRIASVAAATAAVVGIAVAVPLLDRGEGDARPAVGLRTDGVQAHPDQSPPRDVIGAGQTVLAAHYTSELHVRSEKRGSIQRTYWLLDPRTGTYRKDTRWAFVAVAPGARTAAVLERGLPAHRIGLLDLASGRVERWIPVQHGVGGLAFSHDGRRLVATTYGEDPDLRIKEKVQGPDGPVWQWDSGYGRSSRTGFYVLDVARGTGSWSAVPADRTINARQDFAFTRAGDHVYAQYVGGHDGLQRFYSLDGTETAAPAEEEHLRSDVPARLSPDGRLAALGLSKEVDGDPGRSYSSVLDPRTGKEITKVRGADLLAWADDKRLIAWERVTELDEPYRPRLVLVTLGSDKVVPLSGVREPDRDMQQQGWEPVFARR; via the coding sequence ATGAACGTCGAGGAACTCGTGCGGCAGTCCCTGCGGGAGCAGGCCGCTGAACAGCCGCCCGCCGACGCCGGGTTCGCCGACCGGGTGCTCGCCGTCCGCCGACGCCGCCGTACCCGGCGTATCGCCTCCGTCGCGGCGGCCACCGCGGCCGTCGTCGGGATCGCCGTCGCCGTGCCGCTGCTCGACCGCGGCGAGGGCGACGCCCGGCCCGCCGTCGGCCTGCGCACCGACGGTGTCCAGGCCCATCCCGACCAGTCCCCGCCGCGCGACGTCATCGGCGCCGGCCAGACCGTCCTGGCCGCCCACTACACCTCCGAGCTGCACGTCCGGTCGGAGAAGCGCGGCAGCATCCAGCGCACCTACTGGCTGCTCGACCCGAGGACCGGGACGTACAGGAAGGACACCCGCTGGGCGTTCGTCGCCGTCGCCCCCGGTGCGCGGACGGCCGCCGTGCTGGAGCGCGGGCTGCCCGCCCACCGGATCGGCCTGCTCGACCTCGCGTCGGGCCGGGTCGAGCGCTGGATCCCGGTCCAGCATGGCGTCGGCGGCCTCGCGTTCAGCCACGACGGGCGCAGGCTCGTGGCGACGACGTACGGGGAAGACCCCGACCTGCGCATTAAGGAAAAGGTGCAGGGCCCCGACGGGCCCGTGTGGCAGTGGGACTCCGGGTACGGCCGGTCGAGCCGGACCGGCTTCTACGTCCTCGACGTGGCGCGCGGCACCGGCTCGTGGAGCGCCGTCCCCGCCGACCGCACCATCAACGCCCGCCAGGACTTCGCGTTCACCCGGGCCGGCGACCACGTGTACGCGCAGTACGTCGGGGGCCATGACGGACTGCAGCGGTTCTACTCCCTCGACGGCACCGAGACCGCCGCCCCGGCCGAGGAGGAGCACCTGCGCTCCGACGTCCCCGCGCGGCTGTCCCCGGACGGACGGCTCGCCGCCCTCGGGCTGTCCAAGGAGGTCGACGGCGACCCGGGCCGCAGCTACTCCTCGGTCCTCGACCCCCGCACCGGCAAGGAGATCACCAAGGTGCGCGGCGCCGATCTGCTCGCCTGGGCGGACGACAAGCGGCTCATCGCGTGGGAGCGGGTGACCGAACTGGACGAGCCGTACCGGCCCCGGCTGGTCCTGGTCACCCTGGGCAGCGACAAGGTCGTCCCCCTCAGCGGGGTCCGTGAACCCGACAGGGACATGCAACAGCAGGGCTGGGAACCGGTGTTCGCCCGCCGGTGA
- a CDS encoding SigE family RNA polymerase sigma factor — protein MDAEALDGFRGFVESRSAALLKTAVLLSGGDRHAAEDLLQNALIKAAGRWQRIDEPEAYVRQILYRQQISRWRLKWPRREVSVAELPEPGGTPDASAGAELRLLMRGALARLTPRQRTVLVLRYFEDLPEADVARVLGCSVGTVRSTTHRSLARLRVLAPELAALDPGAGSARPAASRDFSPMEVR, from the coding sequence ATGGATGCGGAAGCCCTGGACGGGTTTCGGGGGTTCGTGGAGAGCAGGTCGGCCGCGCTGCTCAAGACCGCCGTGCTGCTGAGCGGGGGCGACCGGCACGCCGCCGAGGACCTGTTGCAGAACGCCCTGATCAAGGCCGCCGGCCGCTGGCAGCGCATCGACGAACCCGAGGCGTACGTACGGCAGATCCTGTACCGGCAGCAGATCAGCCGCTGGCGGCTGAAGTGGCCGCGGCGGGAGGTGAGCGTCGCCGAGCTCCCCGAGCCCGGTGGCACCCCGGACGCCTCGGCCGGTGCCGAACTCCGGCTGCTCATGCGGGGCGCCCTCGCCCGGCTCACCCCGCGTCAGCGCACCGTCCTCGTGCTGCGCTACTTCGAGGACCTGCCCGAGGCCGACGTGGCCCGCGTCCTCGGCTGTTCGGTCGGCACCGTACGGTCCACCACCCACCGCTCGCTGGCCCGGCTCCGGGTCCTCGCCCCCGAGCTCGCCGCCCTCGACCCCGGTGCGGGCTCCGCCCGGCCGGCGGCGTCCCGCGACTTCTCCCCGATGGAGGTGCGTTGA
- the dapD gene encoding 2,3,4,5-tetrahydropyridine-2,6-dicarboxylate N-succinyltransferase: MTDTTAPRTTGAVAAGLATIAADGTVLDTWFPAPELVAEPGPSGSERLSAEKAVELLGEGAAKAIGPDARRGVEVVAVRTVISSIDEKPVDAHDVYLRLHLLSHRLVKPHGLSLEGQFGFLANVAWTSLGPVAVDDVEKVRLNARAEGLHLQVTSIDKFPRMTDYVAPKGVRIADADRVRLGAHLAEGTTVMHEGFVNFNAGTLGTSMVEGRISAGVVVGDGSDIGGGASTMGTLSGGGNVIISIGERCLIGAEAGVGIALGDECVVEAGLYVTAGTRVTMPDGQIVKARELSGASNILFRRNSVTGTVEARPNNAVWGGLNEVLHSHN, encoded by the coding sequence ATGACCGACACGACTGCTCCCCGCACCACCGGCGCCGTGGCCGCCGGCCTCGCCACGATCGCCGCCGACGGCACCGTTCTGGACACCTGGTTCCCCGCGCCCGAGCTCGTCGCCGAGCCCGGCCCCTCCGGCAGCGAGCGGCTGTCCGCCGAGAAGGCCGTGGAACTGCTCGGTGAGGGCGCCGCCAAGGCGATCGGCCCGGACGCCCGGCGCGGGGTCGAGGTCGTCGCGGTGCGCACGGTCATCTCCTCGATCGACGAGAAGCCCGTCGACGCGCACGACGTCTACCTGCGTCTGCACCTGCTCTCCCACCGCCTGGTCAAGCCGCACGGCCTGAGCCTGGAGGGCCAGTTCGGCTTCCTCGCCAACGTGGCCTGGACGTCCCTCGGCCCGGTCGCCGTGGACGACGTCGAGAAGGTCCGCCTGAACGCCCGCGCCGAGGGTCTGCACCTTCAGGTGACCTCGATCGACAAGTTCCCGCGCATGACGGACTACGTGGCCCCCAAGGGCGTGCGCATCGCCGACGCCGACAGGGTGCGCCTGGGCGCGCACCTCGCCGAGGGCACGACGGTCATGCACGAGGGCTTCGTCAACTTCAACGCCGGCACGCTCGGCACGTCGATGGTCGAGGGCCGCATCTCCGCGGGCGTCGTCGTGGGTGACGGCTCGGACATCGGCGGCGGCGCCTCCACGATGGGCACGCTGTCCGGCGGCGGCAACGTCATCATCTCCATCGGCGAGCGCTGCCTGATCGGCGCCGAGGCGGGCGTCGGCATCGCGCTGGGCGACGAGTGCGTGGTCGAGGCCGGCCTGTACGTCACGGCGGGCACGCGCGTGACGATGCCCGACGGCCAGATCGTCAAGGCCCGCGAACTCTCCGGCGCCTCCAACATCCTCTTCCGCCGCAACTCGGTGACGGGAACGGTGGAGGCCCGCCCGAACAACGCGGTGTGGGGCGGCCTGAACGAGGTTCTGCACAGCCACAACTGA
- a CDS encoding TetR/AcrR family transcriptional regulator, translating into MARRYDPERRQRIIDAAIRVVGAHGIAGLSHRTVAAEADVPLGSTTYHFKTLDDLLVAALRQANEGFAKVIASRGGLEEPGTDLAAELAGWMGEWLAGDRTGVELEYELYLAALRRPALRPVAAEWADALADLLTRHTDPVTARALVALMDGICLQVLLTETPYDEGYAREVLGRVLG; encoded by the coding sequence ATGGCCCGCCGGTACGACCCCGAACGGCGTCAGCGGATCATCGACGCGGCGATCCGGGTGGTCGGCGCGCACGGCATCGCGGGGCTGAGCCACCGCACGGTCGCCGCGGAGGCGGATGTGCCGCTCGGCTCCACGACGTACCACTTCAAGACCCTCGACGACCTGCTCGTGGCCGCGCTGCGCCAGGCCAACGAGGGCTTCGCCAAGGTGATCGCCTCGCGCGGCGGCCTGGAGGAACCGGGGACCGACCTGGCCGCCGAGCTCGCTGGTTGGATGGGTGAGTGGCTGGCGGGCGACCGCACCGGTGTGGAACTGGAGTACGAGCTCTATCTCGCCGCCCTGCGCCGCCCGGCCCTGCGCCCGGTCGCCGCCGAGTGGGCCGATGCCCTGGCCGACCTCCTGACCCGCCACACGGACCCGGTCACGGCACGGGCGCTGGTGGCGTTGATGGACGGGATCTGCCTGCAGGTGCTGCTGACGGAGACGCCGTACGACGAGGGGTACGCGCGGGAGGTGCTGGGGCGGGTGCTGGGGTGA
- a CDS encoding DMT family transporter, with translation MGYLLLAGAIAAEVAATTAMKYSEGFSRLLPSLLTALGYLVSFTLLAQTLKTVSVGTAYAIWAGVGTATIATIGVLFLGEGMTAVKAAGIALIILGVVVLNLGGAH, from the coding sequence ATGGGATACCTGCTGCTCGCCGGAGCCATCGCGGCCGAGGTGGCCGCCACGACCGCCATGAAGTACAGCGAAGGCTTCAGCAGGCTGCTGCCCTCCCTGCTGACCGCCCTCGGCTACCTCGTCTCCTTCACGCTGCTCGCCCAGACCCTGAAGACGGTGTCCGTCGGCACGGCCTACGCGATCTGGGCCGGCGTCGGCACGGCCACCATCGCCACCATCGGCGTCCTCTTCCTCGGGGAGGGGATGACCGCCGTCAAGGCCGCCGGCATCGCGCTGATCATCCTCGGCGTGGTCGTGCTCAACCTGGGCGGTGCCCACTGA
- a CDS encoding endo alpha-1,4 polygalactosaminidase, which yields MSQRVPRAPRRLIAAAALCGVLGTALSGCTGSGGTGGSGASGGSGGGEGQASPRAVRAPEPGLAFDYQIGGPYRPPAGVRAVSRDRTSKPAKGVYNICYVNAFQAQPDAGDWWQEHHPDLVLRDADGDPVVDRDWDELVLDISTRDKRARLARIVGEWIDGCAKDGFQAVEADNLDSHERSEGLLTEDDNIAFGKLITARAHAAGLAIGQKNAAELAGQGRRIGFDFAVAEECGQYDECDVYADAYDDRVFDIEYRTDGFDAACEGWGDRVSVVLRDLDVVARGESGYRRRTC from the coding sequence ATGTCCCAGCGCGTCCCCCGCGCCCCGCGCCGGCTGATCGCGGCCGCGGCCCTGTGCGGTGTGCTCGGTACGGCTCTGAGCGGCTGCACGGGTTCCGGCGGAACCGGTGGGTCCGGGGCTTCCGGCGGCTCCGGTGGTGGGGAGGGCCAGGCGTCGCCGCGTGCGGTGCGGGCACCCGAACCGGGTCTGGCGTTCGACTACCAGATCGGCGGCCCGTACCGGCCCCCGGCCGGAGTGCGCGCGGTGTCCCGCGACCGTACGTCAAAGCCGGCGAAGGGCGTCTACAACATCTGCTACGTCAACGCCTTCCAGGCCCAGCCGGACGCCGGCGACTGGTGGCAGGAGCATCACCCCGACCTGGTGCTGCGTGACGCCGACGGCGACCCGGTCGTCGACCGTGACTGGGACGAACTCGTCCTGGACATCTCCACGCGGGACAAGCGGGCGCGCCTCGCCCGGATCGTCGGCGAGTGGATCGACGGCTGTGCGAAGGACGGCTTCCAGGCCGTGGAGGCGGACAACCTCGACTCGCACGAACGCTCCGAGGGGCTGCTCACCGAGGACGACAACATCGCCTTCGGCAAGCTGATCACCGCGCGGGCGCACGCCGCCGGCCTCGCCATAGGCCAGAAGAACGCCGCCGAACTGGCCGGGCAGGGCCGCCGTATCGGCTTCGACTTCGCCGTCGCCGAGGAGTGCGGGCAGTACGACGAATGCGACGTGTACGCGGACGCCTACGACGACCGCGTCTTCGACATCGAGTACCGGACGGACGGCTTCGACGCGGCCTGCGAGGGCTGGGGCGACCGGGTCTCCGTCGTCCTGCGGGACCTGGACGTGGTGGCACGGGGGGAGTCGGGGTACCGCCGCCGGACGTGCTGA
- a CDS encoding AbfB domain-containing protein, whose translation MPDNASRPSPEPPVWEDGWTPDTSRAPGTRRLWLAGALAVATIVACATALTVSGKESDAVSAAPTPSRVDVSVPGLISFATPSQTPPAGRSGMAPGQSESPAGGRTDASPSASAPSTSPSAAAEPSSAHPSSPPPAHSPLRSVRAVNYPDRQWHVTRGAVRLDTVGSGRRSDVAFRLVAGLADASCHSFATADGRYLRHRDFLLREDRDDDSALFRRDATFCPRSSPHSGAVMLESVNHRGRFLRHRDFRLRLDPYQRDGLFLADSSFRIVDAPGA comes from the coding sequence ATGCCCGACAACGCATCCCGGCCCTCCCCGGAGCCGCCGGTCTGGGAGGACGGCTGGACCCCGGACACCTCCCGTGCGCCGGGGACCCGCCGGCTGTGGCTGGCCGGCGCGCTGGCCGTGGCGACGATCGTCGCCTGCGCGACGGCACTGACCGTGTCCGGCAAGGAATCTGACGCCGTGTCGGCCGCGCCGACGCCCTCGCGCGTCGACGTCAGCGTCCCCGGACTCATCTCGTTCGCCACGCCGTCGCAGACTCCCCCCGCCGGGCGGAGCGGCATGGCCCCGGGGCAGTCGGAGAGCCCGGCAGGCGGACGTACGGACGCCTCACCTTCGGCGTCCGCGCCGAGCACGTCCCCGTCGGCCGCGGCCGAACCATCGTCGGCCCACCCCAGCAGCCCGCCCCCAGCCCACAGCCCCTTGCGGTCCGTCCGCGCGGTCAACTACCCGGACCGGCAGTGGCATGTCACCCGGGGTGCCGTACGGCTGGACACGGTCGGCTCCGGGCGGCGCTCCGACGTCGCCTTCCGGCTGGTCGCGGGGCTCGCCGACGCCTCCTGCCATTCCTTCGCCACGGCCGACGGCCGCTATCTGCGCCACCGGGACTTCCTGCTGCGCGAGGACCGTGACGACGACTCCGCGCTGTTCCGCCGGGACGCCACCTTCTGTCCCCGCTCCTCGCCGCACTCCGGTGCCGTCATGCTGGAGTCGGTGAACCATCGCGGACGTTTCCTGCGGCACCGGGACTTCCGGCTGCGGCTCGATCCGTACCAGCGGGACGGGCTGTTCCTGGCCGACTCATCGTTCCGGATCGTCGACGCGCCCGGCGCGTGA
- a CDS encoding metal-sulfur cluster assembly factor → MSDTVEMKPASEEELREALMDVVDPELGIDVVNLGLIYGIHVDESNIATVDMTLTSAACPLTDVIEDQAKSATDGLVSELRINWVWMPPWGPDKITDDGREQLRALGFNV, encoded by the coding sequence ATGAGTGACACCGTGGAGATGAAGCCGGCCTCGGAAGAGGAGCTTCGCGAGGCCCTGATGGACGTCGTCGACCCCGAGCTGGGCATCGACGTCGTCAACCTCGGCCTGATCTACGGCATCCACGTCGACGAGTCGAACATCGCGACCGTCGACATGACCCTGACCTCGGCGGCCTGCCCGCTGACCGACGTCATCGAGGACCAGGCCAAGTCCGCCACGGACGGCCTCGTCAGCGAGCTGCGCATCAACTGGGTCTGGATGCCGCCGTGGGGCCCGGACAAGATCACGGACGACGGGCGCGAGCAGCTGCGCGCGCTCGGCTTCAACGTCTGA
- the sufU gene encoding Fe-S cluster assembly sulfur transfer protein SufU, translated as MKLDSMYQEVILDHYKNPHGRGLRDGDAEVHHVNPTCGDEITLRVKYDGTTIEDVSYEGQGCSISQASASVLNELLVGKDLSDARQIQESFLELMQSKGKIEPDDAMEEVLEDAVAFAGVSKYPARVKCALLSWMAWKDATAQVLGGADAERKTA; from the coding sequence ATGAAGCTGGACTCGATGTACCAGGAAGTCATCCTGGACCACTACAAGAACCCGCACGGGCGTGGTCTCAGGGATGGCGACGCCGAGGTGCACCATGTGAACCCGACGTGCGGCGACGAGATCACCCTGCGTGTGAAGTACGACGGCACGACCATCGAGGACGTCTCGTACGAGGGCCAGGGCTGCTCCATCAGCCAGGCGAGCGCGTCCGTACTGAACGAGCTCCTCGTAGGCAAGGACCTCTCCGACGCGCGGCAGATCCAGGAGAGCTTCCTGGAGCTGATGCAGTCCAAGGGGAAGATCGAGCCCGACGACGCCATGGAGGAGGTCCTGGAGGACGCGGTCGCGTTCGCCGGGGTCTCCAAGTACCCGGCCCGGGTCAAGTGCGCCCTCCTCAGCTGGATGGCGTGGAAGGACGCGACGGCCCAGGTGCTGGGCGGAGCCGACGCCGAAAGGAAGACGGCATGA
- a CDS encoding cysteine desulfurase yields MTQLPGLLDTEALRKDFPILDRVLHDGRKLVYLDNAATSQTPRQVLDVLSEYYEQHNANVHRGVHVLAEEATALYEGARDKVAEFINAPSRDEVIFTKNASESLNLVANMLGWADEPYRVDADTEIVITEMEHHSNIVPWQLLAQRTGAKLKWFGLTDDGRLDLSNIDQVITEKTKIVSFVLVSNILGTHNPVEAIVRRAQEVGALVCIDASQAAPHMPLDVQSLQADFVAFTGHKMCGPTGIGVLWGRQELLEDLPPFLGGGEMIETVSMHSSTYAPAPHKFEAGTPPISQAIGLGAAIDYLNSIGMDKILAHEQALTEYAVKRLTEVPDLRIIGPTTAEDRGAAISFTLGDIHPHDVGQVLDEQGIAVRVGHHCARPVCLRYGIPATTRASFYLYSTPAEIDALVDGLEHVRNFFG; encoded by the coding sequence CCTGGACAACGCGGCGACCTCGCAGACGCCGCGCCAGGTCCTCGACGTGCTCTCCGAGTACTACGAGCAGCACAACGCCAACGTCCACCGTGGAGTGCACGTCCTCGCCGAGGAGGCCACGGCACTGTACGAGGGCGCGCGGGACAAGGTCGCGGAGTTCATCAACGCGCCCTCGCGCGACGAGGTGATCTTCACCAAGAACGCCTCCGAGTCGCTGAACCTCGTGGCGAACATGCTGGGCTGGGCCGACGAGCCCTACCGCGTGGACGCCGACACCGAGATCGTCATCACGGAGATGGAGCACCACTCCAACATCGTGCCGTGGCAGCTGCTCGCGCAGCGCACGGGCGCGAAGCTGAAGTGGTTCGGCCTCACCGACGACGGCCGTCTCGACCTGTCGAACATCGACCAGGTGATCACGGAGAAGACGAAGATCGTCTCCTTCGTGCTGGTGTCGAACATCCTCGGCACCCACAACCCGGTCGAGGCCATCGTGCGCCGCGCGCAGGAGGTCGGTGCCCTCGTCTGCATCGACGCTTCGCAGGCCGCTCCGCACATGCCGCTGGACGTGCAGTCCCTCCAGGCGGACTTCGTGGCCTTCACCGGCCACAAGATGTGCGGCCCGACCGGCATCGGCGTCCTGTGGGGCCGGCAGGAGCTGCTGGAGGACCTGCCTCCGTTCCTCGGCGGCGGCGAGATGATCGAGACCGTGTCGATGCACTCGTCGACGTACGCCCCCGCCCCGCACAAGTTCGAGGCCGGCACCCCGCCGATCTCGCAGGCCATCGGTCTGGGCGCGGCGATCGACTACCTCAACTCGATCGGCATGGACAAGATCCTCGCCCATGAGCAGGCCCTCACCGAGTACGCGGTGAAGCGCCTGACGGAGGTCCCCGACCTGCGCATCATCGGCCCCACCACGGCCGAGGACCGGGGCGCCGCGATCTCCTTCACGCTGGGCGACATCCACCCGCACGACGTGGGCCAGGTCCTCGACGAGCAGGGCATCGCGGTCCGGGTCGGCCACCACTGCGCCCGTCCCGTGTGCCTGCGGTACGGAATTCCTGCGACCACGCGAGCGTCGTTCTATCTGTACTCCACGCCGGCCGAGATCGACGCTCTGGTGGACGGCCTGGAGCACGTACGGAACTTCTTCGGCTGA